One Hippea jasoniae genomic region harbors:
- a CDS encoding ankyrin repeat domain-containing protein yields MAHKRSLNKELFRLVGECKKNNKIKELIDEGANVNYKNKYGETPLMRAVSSNCYDNAKLLIEYGAKVNARNAWGNSILMEAIVAKADLEIIKLLVEHNARINTRDKWGNTPLMEAAKRGMYDVVIYLVENKANVNAYNNYKETALMLASEGIIGEGFVDIVKYLLSKKAKIDAQDAVGETALMKAAFRGSLDVVKLLLENGANKNLRDVNDYTALKKAQENGHLAIAELLRDST; encoded by the coding sequence ATGGCTCACAAAAGATCACTAAACAAGGAACTTTTCAGGTTGGTCGGGGAATGCAAAAAAAACAACAAAATTAAAGAATTAATTGATGAAGGTGCAAATGTTAACTACAAAAATAAATATGGCGAAACTCCCCTTATGAGGGCTGTATCTTCTAATTGCTACGATAATGCAAAATTATTAATAGAATACGGGGCAAAGGTCAATGCCAGAAACGCATGGGGTAACAGCATTTTAATGGAAGCCATTGTCGCCAAAGCAGATTTGGAAATTATAAAATTACTCGTCGAACATAATGCCAGAATAAACACAAGAGATAAATGGGGAAACACGCCTTTAATGGAAGCAGCAAAAAGGGGCATGTACGATGTAGTTATATATCTGGTAGAAAACAAAGCAAATGTAAATGCATATAACAATTATAAAGAAACAGCTCTGATGCTCGCATCTGAGGGTATAATCGGAGAAGGATTTGTTGATATTGTTAAATATCTACTTTCAAAAAAGGCAAAAATTGACGCACAGGATGCTGTTGGAGAAACAGCACTTATGAAGGCAGCTTTTAGGGGAAGTTTAGATGTTGTCAAATTACTACTTGAAAATGGAGCTAATAAAAATTTAAGGGATGTAAACGATTACACAGCACTTAAAAAAGCGCAGGAGAACGGCCACTTAGCTATAGCCGAACTCCTGAGGGATTCAACATAA
- a CDS encoding response regulator transcription factor produces the protein MEVKVLVVEDDVDLNNTITQFLKLKEYKVYSAFDGKSALDIIFDQQIDIILMDIKLPQIDGFEVVRYIRKFKKTPIIFITSLNSEKDVEKGFEAGGDDYLRKPFSLRELELRIKAIVRRLYFNEDLIKISDNIYFDVTKFEVYKNSKRIHLKNKELLLLKLFLTNKGKILTKDEIFNEIYTSDEMPNENSLRTFVKRLRGLIGKDKIVTIKNIGYKYVG, from the coding sequence ATGGAAGTAAAAGTTTTAGTTGTAGAAGATGATGTAGATTTAAATAATACGATAACGCAGTTTCTCAAACTAAAGGAATATAAAGTCTATTCCGCTTTCGATGGCAAGAGTGCTTTGGATATTATATTTGATCAACAAATAGATATAATTTTGATGGATATAAAATTACCCCAAATAGATGGATTTGAGGTTGTAAGATATATAAGGAAATTTAAAAAAACACCAATTATTTTTATAACATCTTTAAATAGCGAAAAAGATGTTGAAAAGGGATTTGAAGCAGGTGGCGATGATTATTTGAGAAAGCCCTTTTCTTTGAGGGAACTGGAACTGAGAATCAAGGCAATTGTAAGAAGATTGTATTTCAATGAAGATCTGATCAAAATAAGCGATAATATATATTTTGATGTTACAAAATTTGAAGTTTATAAAAATTCAAAGAGAATTCATCTTAAAAATAAAGAATTATTACTATTAAAATTATTTCTGACAAATAAAGGTAAGATATTGACAAAGGATGAAATTTTCAATGAGATATATACTTCTGATGAGATGCCCAACGAAAACTCCTTAAGAACATTCGTAAAAAGACTGAGGGGTTTGATAGGAAAAGATAAAATTGTTACGATAAAAAACATAGGTTACAAATATGTTGGCTGA
- a CDS encoding sensor histidine kinase, translating into MAEKKSLKRFLFVYISSTLLLIGISEFFYYRAFKSSIIEQEKDFLERQLKLYLSKLKNNQDIFALKKLMELKSFKIDIAIYKNNIFMFGTSMPTYLVTDREYWIDNGKLYLLFIIPSKKEKIYILLSRALDKTELHLFLKKLVILDFFILLFILLVSYYLGKLFISPMKEALSNLNEFVRDATHEMNTPISIILANLDLLNIKKPDLEKSVEIKRIKAASERLSKIFKDLSYIKLEFYRPRNIEQLNLSDIIFERLDEFEFFIKNKGISVETEIMDCEVNADKEDIVRLIDNIISNAIKYSPHGSIINITLLNCIFSVVNPGKIRDAGKIQKEFVRENRNEGGFGIGLYIVRKICEYYHYNFWIGSSVNNVVVKIHFK; encoded by the coding sequence TTGGCTGAAAAGAAGTCGTTAAAGAGATTTCTTTTCGTTTATATATCTTCAACACTACTTTTAATAGGTATCAGTGAGTTTTTTTATTACAGAGCCTTCAAAAGCAGTATAATTGAGCAAGAAAAAGATTTTCTTGAAAGACAGCTAAAGCTTTATCTATCAAAACTAAAAAACAATCAGGATATATTTGCGTTAAAAAAATTAATGGAGTTAAAATCTTTTAAAATAGATATTGCTATATATAAAAATAATATTTTTATGTTCGGAACATCCATGCCCACTTATTTAGTGACGGATAGAGAATACTGGATTGATAACGGAAAGTTGTATTTACTTTTTATAATACCTTCCAAAAAAGAAAAAATATACATTTTGCTATCCAGAGCTCTTGATAAGACAGAACTTCATCTTTTTCTAAAAAAACTTGTAATACTGGATTTTTTTATACTTTTGTTTATTTTACTTGTTTCATACTATCTGGGTAAACTTTTCATAAGCCCCATGAAAGAAGCTTTAAGTAATCTCAACGAATTTGTAAGGGATGCAACTCACGAAATGAACACACCTATTTCAATTATACTGGCAAACCTGGATTTATTGAATATTAAAAAACCAGACCTGGAAAAAAGCGTTGAAATAAAGAGAATAAAGGCAGCCTCAGAAAGATTAAGCAAAATTTTTAAAGATTTAAGTTATATAAAACTTGAGTTTTATCGTCCAAGAAACATTGAACAGTTAAATTTGAGTGATATTATTTTTGAAAGATTGGATGAGTTTGAATTTTTTATAAAAAATAAAGGAATTTCTGTAGAAACAGAAATAATGGATTGTGAAGTCAATGCTGATAAGGAAGATATTGTAAGGTTAATTGATAATATAATTTCTAATGCCATAAAGTATTCACCACATGGTTCAATTATAAATATAACCCTTTTAAATTGTATCTTTAGCGTTGTGAATCCCGGGAAAATACGGGATGCAGGTAAAATTCAAAAAGAATTTGTAAGAGAAAATAGGAATGAAGGTGGATTCGGTATAGGTTTATATATAGTTAGAAAAATTTGTGAATATTACCATTACAATTTCTGGATAGGTTCTTCTGTCAACAATGTTGTTGTTAAAATTCATTTTAAATGA
- a CDS encoding nitrous oxide reductase accessory protein NosL yields MYLKKVSYLLMGLLFVIIYSSTTFAKLNPIPINFGKDKCQRCFMKIKSPRYSAEIGNPQNGKIYKFDDIGCAVMWLYQDCKFPWKNKAKIWVTDAKTGKWLNAKTACWIDGEITPMHFGLGAYKKGEINKKCLTWQEAKKLLLERGIKKEKMMAKFKPKMWEMKKAKMCKIK; encoded by the coding sequence ATGTATCTAAAAAAGGTTTCTTACCTGCTCATGGGTTTACTGTTTGTAATTATTTACTCATCTACTACTTTTGCAAAACTCAATCCTATACCTATTAATTTTGGAAAGGACAAATGTCAGAGATGTTTCATGAAAATCAAAAGTCCCAGATATTCCGCAGAAATTGGTAATCCTCAAAACGGTAAAATTTACAAATTTGACGATATCGGGTGTGCTGTAATGTGGTTATACCAAGATTGTAAATTCCCATGGAAAAACAAAGCAAAAATATGGGTAACTGATGCAAAAACAGGAAAATGGCTAAACGCAAAAACTGCTTGCTGGATTGATGGAGAAATCACACCAATGCATTTCGGCCTTGGTGCTTATAAAAAAGGCGAAATTAACAAAAAATGTTTAACATGGCAGGAGGCAAAAAAGCTCTTATTAGAAAGAGGAATCAAGAAGGAAAAAATGATGGCAAAGTTCAAACCTAAAATGTGGGAAATGAAAAAGGCAAAAATGTGTAAAATCAAATAA
- a CDS encoding P-II family nitrogen regulator, with protein MRKVEAIIKPFKLDQVKEELLSRDIKGMTVSEVKGYGRQKGHSEIYRGAEYQVDFLPKVKIEIVVRDDQADDVVEAIIKSARTGKVGDGKIFILRIEKAIRIRTGEIDDEAI; from the coding sequence ATGAGAAAGGTTGAGGCGATTATTAAGCCGTTTAAACTTGATCAGGTGAAAGAGGAGTTGTTAAGCAGAGACATTAAGGGTATGACTGTTTCGGAGGTTAAAGGCTACGGTAGACAGAAGGGTCATTCTGAGATTTACAGGGGCGCAGAATATCAGGTGGATTTTCTGCCAAAGGTAAAGATTGAGATTGTTGTTAGGGATGATCAGGCCGATGATGTGGTTGAAGCTATTATTAAATCAGCCAGAACGGGCAAAGTTGGCGATGGTAAGATTTTTATCTTGAGAATAGAAAAAGCAATTAGAATCAGAACAGGAGAGATTGACGATGAAGCTATTTAG
- a CDS encoding ammonium transporter, whose product MKLFRVIFVLLLLDISVPAFAAEGLSAGDTSWMLTSTALVMLMTPAGLALFYGGMVRSKNILNTIALSFLAYAIVSFIWIFYGYTFAFGPDVSGIIGKPVYLFFSSITPKTLSGDIPTFVFAAFQMTFAAITVALASGSIVERVKFSSWVWFVILWTSVVYLPVAHWVWGGGFLSKWGVLDFAGGTVVHINAGVAGLIFALILGVRRGYRKTAMPPSSIVLTTLGAALLWFGWFGFNAGSALSANGLAGIAFLNTNTAAALGAISWIAAEWIIHKHPTTLGGASGAVAGLVAITPAAGFVNLFGASIIGFVSGILGFLSVSYLKFAFNYDDSLDAFGVHGINGIWGAIATGIFADPSIGGSAGLLYGNTHQLLVQIEAVLIVIIFDAIATFVLLKIISLFTAGLRVDEEDEIKGLDVAIHTEKGFDL is encoded by the coding sequence ATGAAGCTATTTAGGGTGATATTTGTTTTACTGCTGTTGGATATTAGCGTACCCGCATTTGCCGCAGAGGGTTTGAGTGCTGGAGATACATCATGGATGCTTACTTCAACGGCACTTGTTATGCTTATGACACCTGCAGGGCTTGCTCTCTTTTATGGTGGCATGGTAAGAAGCAAAAATATCTTAAACACCATAGCACTTTCCTTTTTAGCATACGCAATTGTAAGTTTTATCTGGATATTTTATGGCTATACTTTTGCTTTTGGGCCTGACGTGAGTGGAATTATTGGAAAACCTGTGTATCTATTCTTTAGCTCCATTACACCAAAAACCCTAAGCGGAGATATTCCAACATTTGTGTTTGCAGCTTTTCAGATGACATTTGCCGCAATTACGGTTGCGCTTGCAAGTGGAAGTATTGTCGAGAGGGTAAAGTTTTCAAGCTGGGTATGGTTTGTAATTTTATGGACAAGTGTTGTTTACCTGCCCGTTGCACACTGGGTATGGGGTGGTGGATTTTTATCAAAATGGGGAGTCTTAGATTTTGCAGGTGGAACAGTGGTTCATATCAACGCTGGCGTAGCTGGCTTAATATTTGCTCTTATTTTAGGTGTCAGAAGGGGTTATAGAAAAACCGCAATGCCACCATCATCAATAGTATTAACAACACTTGGTGCTGCACTTTTGTGGTTTGGCTGGTTTGGTTTCAATGCTGGAAGTGCACTCTCGGCTAATGGACTTGCAGGTATAGCTTTTTTAAATACCAATACAGCTGCGGCTTTAGGAGCTATTAGCTGGATAGCTGCCGAATGGATTATACATAAGCACCCCACTACATTGGGTGGTGCAAGTGGTGCGGTTGCTGGTCTTGTAGCTATAACGCCTGCTGCTGGATTTGTAAATCTTTTTGGTGCATCAATAATTGGATTTGTTTCAGGCATACTGGGATTTTTATCTGTATCCTATTTAAAATTTGCTTTTAACTACGATGATTCATTGGATGCCTTTGGTGTTCATGGAATTAACGGTATATGGGGTGCTATTGCAACAGGTATCTTTGCTGATCCATCAATAGGTGGCTCTGCAGGTCTTTTATACGGCAACACCCATCAACTATTAGTTCAAATTGAGGCTGTTTTGATTGTGATTATATTTGATGCTATAGCAACTTTTGTTTTATTAAAAATCATATCTCTATTTACGGCTGGTTTAAGGGTTGATGAAGAAGATGAAATCAAAGGTCTTGATGTGGCGATTCACACAGAAAAGGGTTTTGATTTGTAA
- a CDS encoding ABC transporter ATP-binding protein: protein MSNEKLLVVENLVVAYGSIEAVKGISFEVKRGELITILGANGAGKTTTLRTISGLIKPRSGSIRYKDIELTSLPAHKIVSLGITQSPEGRRVFGTLTVEENLILGAYTKQKPNMSILEWIYELFPRLKERRTQLAGTLSGGEQQMLAIGRALMGEPEMLLLDEPSLGLAPVLVKTIFETIKQIKQSGVTVLLVEQNAKAALKLADRGYVLEVGKIVMDGTSAELMASEKIQEAYLGKKKAN, encoded by the coding sequence ATGAGTAACGAAAAACTTTTAGTTGTTGAAAATTTAGTTGTTGCATACGGTAGCATCGAAGCTGTGAAAGGTATATCGTTTGAGGTAAAAAGAGGAGAGCTTATAACAATTTTAGGTGCAAACGGTGCTGGAAAAACAACAACGCTTAGAACGATCAGTGGATTAATCAAACCCAGATCGGGTAGCATTAGATATAAAGATATTGAACTGACATCGTTGCCTGCTCACAAAATTGTATCGTTAGGCATAACTCAATCCCCCGAAGGCAGACGCGTTTTTGGCACATTAACAGTCGAAGAAAACCTTATACTTGGTGCTTACACAAAGCAAAAGCCAAATATGTCAATACTTGAATGGATTTATGAGTTATTTCCGCGCTTAAAGGAGAGACGCACACAGCTTGCAGGCACGCTATCCGGGGGCGAGCAGCAGATGCTTGCAATAGGAAGGGCTTTGATGGGCGAGCCAGAGATGTTGCTTTTGGATGAGCCAAGCTTGGGGCTTGCACCTGTGTTGGTTAAGACTATTTTTGAAACGATTAAACAGATAAAACAAAGCGGTGTAACGGTTTTACTTGTTGAGCAGAACGCAAAAGCTGCATTAAAGTTAGCAGATAGGGGCTATGTGCTTGAGGTTGGAAAGATAGTCATGGATGGCACATCAGCCGAACTCATGGCTTCTGAAAAAATCCAGGAAGCTTATCTGGGTAAGAAAAAAGCAAATTAA
- a CDS encoding ABC transporter ATP-binding protein has product MALLVLDNITKIFGGLVAVDSLSITIDEGMVYGIIGPNGAGKTTVFNCITGVYKPEKGKIIFNGKDITGLQPHKIANMGIVRTFQTIRLFSEMSVAENIMSGRHFRSRQRWWHGIIHTPFYYKDEKENWLKVKEYMELFGLTHLASLPAGSQPYGIQRKIEMARALATQPKLLILDEPAAGLNDKERLELVDTIKEIKKMGITILLIEHNMDLVMGVTEYISVLNFGKKIAEGKPEEVQNNPKVIEAYLGKEDEDE; this is encoded by the coding sequence ATGGCGTTGTTAGTATTGGATAACATAACAAAGATATTTGGTGGACTTGTTGCAGTTGACTCATTGAGTATTACTATTGATGAGGGAATGGTTTATGGCATCATAGGTCCAAACGGTGCTGGAAAAACAACGGTTTTCAACTGTATAACAGGCGTTTATAAACCAGAAAAAGGCAAAATTATCTTCAACGGTAAAGATATAACAGGTCTTCAACCCCACAAAATTGCCAACATGGGAATAGTTAGAACATTTCAAACAATAAGACTGTTTTCAGAGATGAGTGTTGCAGAAAACATCATGTCAGGCAGGCATTTTCGAAGCAGGCAAAGGTGGTGGCATGGCATTATCCACACGCCATTTTACTATAAAGATGAAAAAGAAAACTGGCTAAAAGTTAAAGAGTATATGGAACTATTTGGCTTAACACACCTTGCAAGTTTGCCTGCAGGTAGTCAACCTTACGGAATCCAAAGAAAAATAGAGATGGCAAGAGCCCTTGCAACACAACCAAAACTATTGATTCTTGATGAGCCAGCAGCGGGACTAAACGACAAAGAAAGACTTGAGCTTGTTGACACTATCAAGGAAATCAAAAAAATGGGCATAACCATTTTACTCATCGAGCACAATATGGATCTTGTTATGGGAGTTACTGAGTATATAAGCGTTTTAAACTTTGGTAAGAAAATTGCAGAAGGTAAGCCAGAAGAGGTGCAGAACAATCCAAAGGTTATCGAAGCATACTTAGGCAAAGAGGATGAAGATGAGTAA
- a CDS encoding branched-chain amino acid ABC transporter permease: MNTKNIVYYGAFLLILSIIPFSLNSNWVSVMTTFLIYSVVSLSQDIVLGRAGMFDMGHAIFFGLGAYSSAILNMVFGWPIIATIPVAIILPTIASVLLAAPIIHLRGDYLLVTTIGFNIVFTQALKNNVFGITGGPNGIFGVEPLKLFGFSFSSQTSIYFLALFLLILTLIVIHNLETSKPGRALHYLNEDQLASECIGINTRFYRLYAFALSAAIAGLAGVVFTLQFSAVSPDAFNFIQSVLFFTIVLVGGPSSIPGVLLGTFFMFVVPEMFRQFAEARYLVFGIAMIVIMIFRPKGIWPAKFGRIPKYLIREE; this comes from the coding sequence ATGAATACAAAAAACATCGTTTATTATGGTGCATTCCTCCTCATTTTATCAATTATACCATTTAGTTTGAATTCCAACTGGGTATCTGTAATGACAACATTTTTAATCTACTCAGTTGTTTCTCTAAGTCAGGATATTGTTCTTGGTAGAGCTGGAATGTTTGATATGGGTCATGCTATATTTTTTGGTCTTGGAGCTTACTCATCGGCTATCTTGAATATGGTTTTTGGCTGGCCCATAATAGCTACAATTCCTGTGGCTATTATTTTACCAACTATTGCAAGTGTATTGCTTGCTGCTCCAATCATACATTTAAGAGGCGATTATCTGCTTGTTACAACAATAGGGTTCAACATCGTGTTTACTCAGGCGCTAAAAAACAATGTATTTGGGATAACCGGTGGACCAAATGGTATTTTTGGTGTAGAGCCTCTAAAGCTGTTTGGTTTTAGCTTTTCATCCCAAACATCCATTTATTTCCTTGCCCTGTTTTTACTGATACTCACGCTCATCGTCATACACAACCTTGAAACATCAAAACCTGGTAGGGCACTCCATTATCTCAACGAAGACCAGCTTGCAAGTGAGTGTATAGGTATCAACACAAGATTCTATAGACTTTATGCCTTTGCACTGTCTGCAGCTATAGCAGGGCTTGCAGGTGTAGTATTTACGCTGCAGTTTTCTGCTGTTAGCCCAGATGCATTTAACTTTATTCAGTCGGTGTTGTTCTTTACTATTGTTCTTGTGGGTGGTCCTTCATCTATACCTGGTGTTTTGCTTGGCACATTTTTTATGTTTGTTGTGCCAGAGATGTTCAGACAGTTTGCAGAAGCTCGATACCTCGTTTTTGGTATAGCTATGATAGTGATTATGATTTTCAGGCCAAAGGGTATATGGCCAGCAAAATTTGGAAGAATACCAAAATATCTAATCAGGGAAGAATAA
- a CDS encoding branched-chain amino acid ABC transporter permease: protein MEIFLQQLVNGLTIGSIYALVALGYTMVYGVLKLINFAHGDLVALSAYVGLVIMMQLAGALSPAILIILTFLLTMAIIAIAGVILERAAYRPLRKAPRLSAVVSALGASMVIENGIMLIWGPMPRIFPASVVPNVNFDIHGVYISLMQVLVLIISFVLMVGLYFFVNKTKLGTAMRACAIDQDAARLMGIDVNRVIVTTFVIGSALGAVGGLFIGMYYRGIYFNMGWIYGLNAFVAAIIGGIGNIPGAMLGGLLLGVFNAFISGYLSSSWAMALTYVLLIVIMIFRPTGILGERVAEKV, encoded by the coding sequence ATGGAGATTTTTCTTCAGCAACTTGTTAACGGCTTAACTATCGGTAGCATCTATGCCTTAGTTGCCCTTGGATACACTATGGTTTACGGTGTATTAAAACTTATCAACTTTGCACATGGAGATCTTGTTGCACTTTCTGCCTATGTCGGTCTTGTTATTATGATGCAACTTGCGGGGGCTCTATCCCCCGCTATTTTAATTATACTCACCTTCTTATTGACTATGGCAATAATAGCCATCGCAGGTGTAATTTTAGAAAGAGCAGCATACCGTCCCTTAAGAAAAGCGCCGAGGCTTTCAGCGGTTGTTTCTGCCTTAGGTGCCTCAATGGTAATTGAAAACGGCATAATGTTGATATGGGGTCCCATGCCAAGGATATTCCCTGCAAGTGTGGTTCCCAATGTAAACTTTGATATCCATGGTGTTTACATTAGCCTTATGCAGGTGCTTGTTTTAATAATCTCATTTGTGCTTATGGTTGGTTTGTATTTCTTTGTTAATAAAACCAAATTGGGCACCGCAATGAGGGCTTGCGCTATAGATCAGGATGCAGCCCGTCTTATGGGTATCGATGTAAATAGAGTAATTGTAACAACATTTGTTATTGGTTCAGCATTGGGTGCTGTTGGTGGTCTGTTTATAGGCATGTACTATCGCGGTATCTATTTCAATATGGGATGGATTTATGGACTTAACGCCTTTGTTGCAGCTATCATTGGAGGAATTGGTAATATCCCAGGTGCTATGCTTGGCGGTTTATTGCTTGGAGTATTCAATGCGTTTATATCGGGCTATCTTTCAAGTAGCTGGGCAATGGCCTTAACCTATGTTTTGCTAATTGTCATCATGATATTTAGACCAACAGGAATCCTTGGAGAAAGGGTGGCGGAGAAGGTATAA
- a CDS encoding branched-chain amino acid ABC transporter substrate-binding protein has translation MRPKFFGGLVALLVALMFAVSSFAAGVIKIGVQAPITGKFASEGQSIDKAVRLIVKQVNAKGGVLGKKLEVVTCDDEGKAVKAAICARKLVDAGVIAVIGSYTSTCAEAAEPIYYRAGVLQTSDGTSDTLVKHGYWTFFRNSSPNSAEAKFTAEFFMKKQHYKRIALISDYSTFSTNLTNAVRDNLKKMGGNVVYYGKITSGAQNFTPILTKIKSYNPDVIYFGGYYTDGGLIRAQMVQLGIKADFVGGDSNDNPEFLKLAGKAAVGAYLINVPLPDMLPYPAAKKFLKAYKETYHENPASIWTLFNVDGLRVILYAIQQTKSLDTKKIADYLHNDLKNFPGITGPISFAKNGERVGSAYMAYRIGPDLKYHIVYKEK, from the coding sequence ATGAGGCCTAAGTTTTTTGGCGGTTTGGTTGCTCTGTTGGTCGCATTGATGTTTGCTGTATCTTCATTTGCAGCTGGTGTAATTAAAATCGGTGTGCAGGCTCCTATCACAGGTAAGTTTGCAAGTGAAGGGCAGTCCATCGACAAGGCTGTCAGGCTTATCGTAAAACAAGTAAACGCTAAAGGTGGAGTTTTAGGTAAAAAACTTGAAGTTGTAACCTGCGACGATGAGGGAAAAGCTGTTAAAGCTGCAATCTGCGCAAGAAAACTTGTTGATGCTGGTGTTATTGCCGTTATCGGATCATACACCTCAACATGCGCTGAGGCAGCAGAGCCCATTTACTACAGAGCGGGTGTTTTGCAGACATCTGATGGAACAAGCGATACACTGGTTAAACACGGCTACTGGACATTCTTCAGAAACTCCTCTCCGAACTCTGCAGAGGCAAAATTTACAGCTGAATTTTTTATGAAAAAACAGCATTATAAAAGGATTGCTTTAATTTCAGACTACTCCACATTCTCAACTAACTTGACAAACGCCGTTAGGGACAACCTTAAAAAAATGGGCGGTAATGTTGTTTACTACGGTAAAATCACATCCGGTGCTCAGAACTTCACACCTATTTTAACAAAGATTAAATCATACAATCCCGATGTTATCTACTTTGGTGGTTATTATACAGACGGCGGTTTAATAAGAGCTCAGATGGTACAGTTAGGAATAAAAGCTGATTTTGTGGGCGGTGACTCAAACGACAACCCTGAATTCTTAAAACTTGCAGGCAAAGCTGCTGTGGGTGCATACTTAATCAATGTGCCTCTACCAGACATGCTTCCATATCCAGCTGCAAAGAAATTCTTAAAAGCTTATAAAGAAACATATCATGAGAATCCAGCAAGCATCTGGACACTGTTTAATGTTGATGGTTTAAGGGTAATCCTTTATGCAATACAGCAGACAAAATCTCTTGACACAAAGAAAATTGCAGACTATCTCCACAACGATCTTAAAAACTTCCCGGGTATAACAGGTCCTATCAGCTTTGCCAAAAATGGCGAAAGAGTTGGAAGTGCTTACATGGCATACAGAATCGGTCCAGATCTAAAATACCACATCGTTTACAAAGAGAAATAA
- a CDS encoding YkvA family protein: protein MAIKNTLAKVGDYFTRFKEFDLEGFVDEAKAKIEKIKEDPVGFTLTTVLQLKLAVEMVDCYIKKQCKFPYKTLLSLVGVLLYFINPLDIIPDFLPGIGYLDDAVVVGLALKFIRDDLREFAISRGYNPADYGLD from the coding sequence ATGGCTATAAAAAACACTCTGGCAAAGGTTGGTGATTATTTTACCAGGTTTAAGGAATTTGACCTTGAGGGATTTGTTGATGAAGCAAAAGCAAAAATAGAAAAAATAAAGGAAGACCCTGTAGGTTTCACCTTAACTACAGTTTTGCAGCTTAAACTTGCTGTTGAGATGGTTGATTGCTATATAAAAAAACAGTGCAAATTTCCCTATAAAACCCTTCTTTCTCTGGTTGGCGTTTTGCTATATTTTATTAATCCCTTAGATATTATACCTGACTTTTTGCCAGGCATCGGGTATCTTGATGATGCTGTTGTTGTTGGTCTTGCCTTAAAATTTATTAGAGATGATTTAAGAGAATTTGCAATCAGCAGGGGATATAACCCTGCCGATTACGGTCTTGATTGA
- a CDS encoding DUF1318 domain-containing protein, whose protein sequence is MKARNLLILLIVGLYSCVTVNIYFPAQEAKQKAKEIVNQIRGKASKVQPKPTSFLQIIPKAYAADVLNTTNAKIRALKQAMKIRFQKMKPYYRAGYLGETLNGFLKIYRQPKSLKDRLKLKKLVAKENHDRNLLYKEVARVLHINSSQIDRLRRIFAKQWQDTAPSGTYIQTATGWVRK, encoded by the coding sequence ATGAAGGCAAGAAACCTGTTGATTTTGCTTATTGTTGGGCTTTATTCTTGTGTCACGGTAAACATCTATTTCCCGGCTCAGGAGGCAAAACAGAAAGCCAAGGAGATTGTTAACCAGATCAGGGGTAAAGCTTCTAAAGTTCAACCCAAGCCCACCTCATTTTTGCAGATAATCCCCAAAGCCTATGCCGCTGATGTGTTAAACACAACAAACGCCAAAATCAGGGCTTTAAAGCAGGCAATGAAAATAAGGTTTCAAAAAATGAAACCCTACTACAGGGCAGGCTATTTAGGAGAAACACTTAATGGATTTTTGAAAATCTACAGGCAACCAAAATCATTAAAAGATAGGCTGAAGCTTAAAAAACTCGTTGCTAAAGAAAACCACGATAGGAATTTGCTATACAAAGAGGTTGCAAGGGTTTTACATATAAACAGTAGCCAGATAGACAGGCTCAGACGAATATTTGCAAAACAGTGGCAAGATACAGCACCAAGTGGCACTTATATTCAAACAGCAACCGGATGGGTAAGAAAATAA